In Bacteroides cellulosilyticus, the genomic stretch GCATTTGTTGCTCTCCGGAAGAGAGCTTGTCTACAGCAAGAATAGTACGTTCTTCATTATCGGCTATAAAACGATAACCATAACGCAGATCAATTTGCATTGTTTTATGGGCAAAAGCAGACTTTTCAATAATATCACTGAATACTTTCAAGCGTTCGCGAAACGACTGATTCTCCGAATTTGCATTTTCCCTCAACAACTCTTTTAGTATATCTACATGTTTCCTCACAGTAGGTACACCATCTGGAGTTTGCACACGGCCATCCCGAATATAATAAAGGGGATGGGAAGTAAAATATAAAGATAGTCCTAAATTCCCTAAATCTTCTTCACCGCCAGTATCCCACCTTATAGAATAGAGAGACCGCTCATTTCCGCTCTTTCTGAATTCTATATCCAAATGTACATTGGTTAACGATGATTCATCAGCATCCTCGTCAATAGTATAATCACGCAGCTGTGCTACAGTAACTTCATAACCATCATCAAACGTAAGCTGTAAATGCTTAAAAGGAATAACTGCCAGTTCACGTATTTTACCCGTGTATAACGCATTCAGAATGTTCAGGATCGTTGTTTTTCCATATCCGTTAGGTCCTGTTATAAAACGAAGAGGTACCTCGTCCGGCTTTATATCCAATGTATAGGAATAAATATCAAACAATGATTCTATAGAGATGGTTTTCAGCATATTCAAGCATTTTTATAAAGCTGCTTTAGTTTTTCACGCAGTTTCTTATTAACAGTAAGATTTCGTTCATCCATAACGTTTTCCCGTCCATCATATTTCACAGACGCAGTATACGAAGGGTAATCACTGGCTTTACTTAGATTATTTTTATAGTGCAATGCCCTTAGATTCAGTAAATTATCATCACCGCCTAATGATATTGGTAGTATATGATCAATAACCCATCCGAAAGGATTATTTTTCCCAAATTTATCCCACATAATCAATGCTCCGCAAGCATCTTTGCGAAACATGGAATCATCCAAACCATCCACAGAACGGGCCTTCTTCCACACCAATAACTTTATATCTTCATCCATTGCAGAACCTTCATGTTTGTGCAAAGATAGAATAATTTGTATACAAGAACAAGTTTCTCAATCAGAAATCCGCAAGCATATAACAATCAAACAACATCCATTTATTGATTTTTCATGCTGATTGATGTAATCCAAAATATTTATTCATAAAGCAGACATTACAATAATATTTTTCATCAAACATTTTGTCAGTTAAAAAACACATTTATCTTTGTACACATTAAACAAATGTTTTTCGCACTCAAAAAACGTATACAAAACAGCTACACATCAACAACTTACCATCAAAAAAGCAACTTCTTTTTCACTTATTGCATAATTTATTTTCACCCTTCATCTTTATCTTATACTTTTGCGTTTTTTTAAACATTGCAAATATCAGTTAATAAACAATCAATATATAAACCAAATGGAAAGTATAAAAAAAATGAATGGCTAAAACGGTCTAGTCAAACAAATAAGACCTATAGTACTGTAAAGCAAAGAAATACAAGTAGAAAAGCAGTAAGTGATGTCAGCTTTATTGAGGAAGAATGGCTGGCGGAACGGAAATATTTCGGAATTAACACCTACGTATACGTAGGCATCCTCAGAGCCTTCAAATTAGGAGCTTATAGAGGACTCGGAATCGAGACAATCAATGATTTAGCAGCACATTTATTTGCAAGTGGAGATATATTAAAACAGGATAAAGGGAAAGATACCCCACTGAAATTAAGCAGTTTAAGGACAGAACTAAGTAAAGTGTGGGCAGTGATAAAAATGGAAGATACGGAAAACATAGATCCTTATGGATATGACGTGACATTAAATCCATAATAGTTCATTCCAAAGAAAGAGGCGACCTTTGCACGAAATTTAAAAACAACGCAATGGAAAACTCTTTTAGAATGTCGCTATTCATGCCCCCTATCTCTCCGATAAAGGACAAAGCAACCGGAAGGATCGTGAAAAATGCCACGCTGACCCCACTACGCACAGTGGAACTCAGCGAAGTATACAAGTTGGTCACTTCAAACGCGAAACTTGCCGCACTCACTCTCGATGTACGAAACGCCGTACAGCAGGGTGACGACAGTGTCTGCCGCCTATTGAAGCAGCAGACACTGCCTTACGTGACCCCGTGCGGAGTCTTCACCCGACGCAGGAGCGACTGTATAGAAGAAACGTCCGGACTCGTAGTAGTGGACGTAGACCATCTCGAATCCAACGAGGAAGCCAAAAAGCTGCGCCAACTATTATTCGAAGATCCCTATCTACACCCGGTGTTAGTGTTCATCAGTCCCACCGGAAAGGGCGTGAAAGCCTTCGTGCCCTGCGCACCCGGACAAAGCGCCACAGATGGAATCCGCTGGGCAATGAGCTATGTACACTGCATGTACGACACCGACCACCGGAATTCGGGTAAAGGAGTGGATACCTCAGGAAAAGACCTCGTACGCTCCTGTTTCCTGTGCCATGACCCGGAAGCGTTGATAAGAACTGAAAATGACAACAAATAAATTACAAATTACGAATTACAAATTACAAAAACCAATGGAACCACTATCTTCATTGCACCTCCTGACCGAAGCCGTCAGAAATGCGGGAGCAGACATCGCTCCCAGTTATCAAGAGTATATACAACTGGCCTTTGCCATCGCCACCGACTGCGGCGAGGCGGGGCGTCAGGATTTTCTCGCCCTGTGCAGCCTCTCATCAAAGTATGACCATCAGGCAGCAGAAAAACTATTCAGCAACGCCCTGAAAAACGGACACAACGACGTACACATAGGCACCGCCTTCCATCTGGCAGAGCTGTGCGGCGTGAAAATCGAATATGAAAATCCAGGCACCGTTGGTACAGTTGGTACAGAAGTCCGCCCCCCTTCTGGCACACACACACGCGCACGCGTGAAAGAGGTGTACTCACAAGAGAAAAATGACTTCTCTTGTGAAGAAGAGACTTCGCCGGGCAGCGCTCCGCTGTCTCCTCTGCCCACTTTCGACAAGAACATCCGGTGGCCTTATCCTCTGGAACGCATCATGAGTTGCGCCACCTCCGATGCCCAGAGCGACGTCCTGTTGCTGGGAACACTCAACGTACTGGGAGCCACCATGGGACCGCACGTCCGGTGCGCATACGGAGGAAAGATGATATCGCCCTGCATGCAGACTTTCACTTCGGCCAACTCCGCATCCGGAAAAGGAGTCCTGTCGCTGGTACGCCTGCTGGTAGAACCTTTTCACGATGAGATACGCAAGCAGGTGGCAGAAAGAATGGCATGCTACCAACGCGACAAGGCAAAGTACGACGCACTGGGAAAAGAACGGGCGAAAGCTGAGGTTCCGACACTGCCGCCCAACAAAATGTTCCTCATCCCAGGAAACAACACGGGAACGGGCATCCTGCAAAATCTGATGGACTCTGATGGCATCGGACTGATATGCGAAAACGAAGCCGACACCATATCCTCCGCCATCGGCTCGGACTACGGACACTGGAGCGATACCCTGCGAAAGGCTTTCGACCATGAACGGGTGGACTACAACCGACGCACCGACAGGGAATACCGGGAAGTAAAAAAAACGTATCTCTCAGTACTCATATCCGGCACTCCCTCACAAGTGAAGTCACTGATACCTACTGCCGAAAACGGGCTTTTCTCACGACAGATTTTCTACTACATGCCCTCCATACGACAATGGCAAAACCAGTTCGACCGAAACGACCGGAATTTGGAAGAACCCTTCACCAAGATGGGGGTGGAATGGAAAGAAAAGCTGAAAAACATCTATATGGGAGGAATTTTCACCCTACACCTCTCCGACGGCCAGAAAGAGGAATTCAACCGGCTGTTCTCCCAACTCTTCACCCGCTCCGAACTGACAAACGGCAGCGAAATGTCGGGCAGCGTGGCACGTCTGGCTATCAACATCTGCCGCATCATGGAAGTGGTGGCCATGCTGCGTATGCTTGAAAGTGGAGATATAGCCACGTCACCACACCTTTCGCCCGATCCCGGCACTTCTGCCGATAATCTGAAAGACCACATCGTAAGCTTATGGGACCTCGACATCACTGAAGATGATTTCCACGCCGTGCTGTCGATGGCCGAATGTCTATATCGCCACGCCACCCATATCCTTTCCTTCCTGCCCGCCACCGAAGTAACCCGTCGGGGCAATGCCGACCGGGACGCACTGGTGCAGTGCATGAAAAAGAGATTTACACGGATTGAATTCCTGCAAAAGGCTGAAGAGATGGGCATAAAAAACGCCACCGCTTCAACTTGGCTGAAACGAATGCTGAAAAACGGGCTGGTGGAGAATATGGATGGAAAAGGAACTTATCAAAAGCCCTGATATAACTTATCAAAAACCTTGATATAACAACGTGCGCTATAATATAAAACGCATGCGTGCGCACGTGTGTGTGTGTGCCAGAAGACCGATGAACTTCTGTACCAACTGTACCAATCCCCCGTTCTCCTTTGCGCTGCCCAACCTCACCTTTACACCGCTCAAGTCAACCTCTACTACACTCAAGCTCACCTTTACGATGTCCAAGCGTAGCCTCAGGGTTCCCCCAGTGCGCCTACTATCAGGCTCACCTGGGCGGGCGTGTAAGAGCGTGAACGGGGAGAAAGCCCCAGGGCGGACAGACCGTCACGCAAACCGGGATAAAGATCAATCCAATGTTTCAACTTACGGTAAGCAGCCTCCGGACAGAGATCGGGACAATAGAGTTGGGCTAATTCTGTACGCCCATAGGTACGGATTTCAAAAGAGTTCATATCTGATATTCCTGTGTTATATTTCATCAAAGATAGACATAAATCATGACATTATCAAAGATATATATGTAAATAACAGACTAAAACAGACCTAAATCGACTCTAAGAGTCCGAAAGTGACAAACGCCTATACCCTCAGTATTACCTTTGCACAGTTGAGTTCAACATCGTGAATCTTTTAAATTATAATTGTTTAATCATTTAAATTATCTATCAAACTATGATTCGTTACAAAAAGTATCAAGTGACGGGCGAAAACAGCCCGCTGAAAGGTCTCTGGTATGCGCGTCCCGTAATTGAAGAGACTTTCGACATTGAGAGACTTGCCAAACACATGTCCAACCACAATACTCCCTACTCGAGTGGTGTCATCAAGGGAGTGTTGACAGACATGGTTTCCTGCACCAAGGAACTGATTCTGGATGGCAAGAATGTAAAAATGGATGATCTGGCAATTTTCTCCGTAGGGATTGTCAGCCAAAAAGGCGCAAAATCTGCCGCCGACTTCTCATTGGCTAATAACGTAAAGGGGTTGAAACTCCGCGCCCGTGCCACGGGTGAGCTGAGCAATGCTCAGATTAATCTGGAAGGGCAAATGAAGGAGGCTTCCATGTACACCGTGGAAGGCAGCTCATCCGGCAACACTCCCGGCGGTGGTTCCGGAGGAGGCGGTGGGCTCGATGAAAATCCATTGGGATAACCCCCGCATTCGCATAAATCATAAACTATAAATCTTTATCTCTCATGAACGAAGAAAGAAGGTCAAAAAACGTATGGGGCATTGTCCTCAAAGTAATCATCACCGTAGCCACCGCCATTGCGGGAGCTTTAGGGTTAGGCGCCTGCCAGTAGACATGCGCACGATTACCCTACTCATTATTCATTGCTCGGCCACGCCTCAGGGCGTGGACCTGAGCTTCGAGGATTGCCGCCGCGACCACATTCGCCACCGCAGCTTCAGTGACATCGGCTACCATTTCTACGTGACTCGTGACGGTGAGATTCACCGTGGCCGCCCACCGGAAAAAGTTGGTGCGCATTGCCTCAATCATAATCGGCACTCCATCGGTATCTGTTATGAAGGAGGTTTGGATGCCGACAGTCAGCCATCCGACACTCGCA encodes the following:
- a CDS encoding AAA family ATPase; this translates as MLKTISIESLFDIYSYTLDIKPDEVPLRFITGPNGYGKTTILNILNALYTGKIRELAVIPFKHLQLTFDDGYEVTVAQLRDYTIDEDADESSLTNVHLDIEFRKSGNERSLYSIRWDTGGEEDLGNLGLSLYFTSHPLYYIRDGRVQTPDGVPTVRKHVDILKELLRENANSENQSFRERLKVFSDIIEKSAFAHKTMQIDLRYGYRFIADNEERTILAVDKLSSGEQQMLIMAFELLFMAPDDSLVLIDEPEISFHQMWQVDYLANLQSIMALRNLQCIVSTHSPQIFNMNWDLSVDLYEQSQANL
- a CDS encoding HNH endonuclease signature motif containing protein; protein product: MDEDIKLLVWKKARSVDGLDDSMFRKDACGALIMWDKFGKNNPFGWVIDHILPISLGGDDNLLNLRALHYKNNLSKASDYPSYTASVKYDGRENVMDERNLTVNKKLREKLKQLYKNA
- a CDS encoding BT4734/BF3469 family protein, with amino-acid sequence MENSFRMSLFMPPISPIKDKATGRIVKNATLTPLRTVELSEVYKLVTSNAKLAALTLDVRNAVQQGDDSVCRLLKQQTLPYVTPCGVFTRRRSDCIEETSGLVVVDVDHLESNEEAKKLRQLLFEDPYLHPVLVFISPTGKGVKAFVPCAPGQSATDGIRWAMSYVHCMYDTDHRNSGKGVDTSGKDLVRSCFLCHDPEALIRTENDNK
- a CDS encoding DUF3987 domain-containing protein; the protein is MEPLSSLHLLTEAVRNAGADIAPSYQEYIQLAFAIATDCGEAGRQDFLALCSLSSKYDHQAAEKLFSNALKNGHNDVHIGTAFHLAELCGVKIEYENPGTVGTVGTEVRPPSGTHTRARVKEVYSQEKNDFSCEEETSPGSAPLSPLPTFDKNIRWPYPLERIMSCATSDAQSDVLLLGTLNVLGATMGPHVRCAYGGKMISPCMQTFTSANSASGKGVLSLVRLLVEPFHDEIRKQVAERMACYQRDKAKYDALGKERAKAEVPTLPPNKMFLIPGNNTGTGILQNLMDSDGIGLICENEADTISSAIGSDYGHWSDTLRKAFDHERVDYNRRTDREYREVKKTYLSVLISGTPSQVKSLIPTAENGLFSRQIFYYMPSIRQWQNQFDRNDRNLEEPFTKMGVEWKEKLKNIYMGGIFTLHLSDGQKEEFNRLFSQLFTRSELTNGSEMSGSVARLAINICRIMEVVAMLRMLESGDIATSPHLSPDPGTSADNLKDHIVSLWDLDITEDDFHAVLSMAECLYRHATHILSFLPATEVTRRGNADRDALVQCMKKRFTRIEFLQKAEEMGIKNATASTWLKRMLKNGLVENMDGKGTYQKP
- a CDS encoding DUF4248 domain-containing protein translates to MNSFEIRTYGRTELAQLYCPDLCPEAAYRKLKHWIDLYPGLRDGLSALGLSPRSRSYTPAQVSLIVGALGEP
- a CDS encoding DNA-binding protein; translated protein: MIRYKKYQVTGENSPLKGLWYARPVIEETFDIERLAKHMSNHNTPYSSGVIKGVLTDMVSCTKELILDGKNVKMDDLAIFSVGIVSQKGAKSAADFSLANNVKGLKLRARATGELSNAQINLEGQMKEASMYTVEGSSSGNTPGGGSGGGGGLDENPLG
- a CDS encoding smalltalk protein, which produces MNEERRSKNVWGIVLKVIITVATAIAGALGLGACQ
- a CDS encoding N-acetylmuramoyl-L-alanine amidase, yielding MRTITLLIIHCSATPQGVDLSFEDCRRDHIRHRSFSDIGYHFYVTRDGEIHRGRPPEKVGAHCLNHNRHSIGICYEGGLDADSQPSDTRTLEQKASLLALLRELKRIFPHALIVGHHDLNPMKPCPCFNAEREYRGL